The genomic stretch CCGGGCGCGACAGCTTTTGTACCCGCGCTGGTAAACAGCGGATTGCCAAGCGACTCATTTGTGTTCAATGGCTTTCTCCCTCAGAAAAAAGGACGTAAGACAAAACTTGAATCACTGAAAGAAGAAGAGCGCACGATGATATTTTATGAATCCCCTTTTAGATTAGTAAAAGCATTAGAAGAATTCGCGGAGGTTTTTGGTGGCGAACGCAGAGCCAGCGTTTCGCGCGAACTCAGCAAAATGTTTGAAGAAACCAAACGCGGAACGCTTGCTGAACTGAAAGAATATTTTTCCGGCAAAACCGTGAAGGGAGAGATTGTGATTGTGGTGGAAGGGAAATAATTTTCTTTTGCGCGAGGGATAGTAGCGGAAATCCTTTTTGCGCCAGAGTTCTCGATACGCTTCGCTACTCGAACTGACAAAGGCGCAAAAAGATTGTAGCGGATAGCCCGACAGCGCGCCTCGCGGTGGCGCGCCCAAACTAAATTAACAATTATCAGTTCGCAACTCATTGCTGAACTTTTCATTTTCATTTTCTTCATTCGTACATTCGTAAAAATTCGTATTCGTAGATGTCCCCCGCTATTGACACAATCGGTCTTCCCCCCGGCACCGTGGTTTACTCAGGCGATGAGCAAACCGCCAAAGTAAAAATCACGCTCATGCAGTTCAACGAAAAAGAGTTGTTTGAAAAAGAATTTTACGATGTGGACGAATGCCTTTCGCAAACGGTTGCGGATAAAGTTTCGTGGATAAATGTGGACGGCATTCACAACACCGAACTCATTCAGAAGATTGGCGAAAAGTTCGGCATTCACTCCCTCACGCTCGAAGACATTGCCAGCCATGAACAGCGCCCCAAGTTTGAAGATTATGAAACCTACCTCGCCAGCATCATGAAAATGATTTCGTACACAGGCGAAATTCATTCCGAGCAGTTGTCCGTCATTCTTCTCGACAACAATTCCGTTCTCTCTTTTCAGGAAGCCGATGGCGGAGACGCGTTCGACATCATCCGCACACGCATTCGTCAGGGGAAAGGGAGAGTACGGAAAATGGGAGCTGATTATCTCGCCTATTGTTTGATTGACGCAGTGGTAGATTTATATTTTGTAATCCTCGAAAAAATTGGCGACCGCATCGAAGTACTCGAAGAAGAACTCATCCGCGACCCATCCAAAAAAACCATGAAGCACCTGCACGCCATGAAGCGCGAAATGATTTTCCTCCGCAAAGCCGTGTGGCCCATGCGCGAACTCATCAACAACTTCGAGCGCTGCGAAAGCAAGCTCATCAAAAAAGCCACGCGCCTTTTTCTGCGCGACCTTTACGACCACACCATCCGCGTGATAGACACCGTAGAAACCTTTCGCGACCTGCTCTCCGGCATGATGGATATTTACCTCTCCAGCGTGAGCAACCGCATGAACGAAATCATGAAAGTGCTCACCATCATCACCACCATCTTCATTCCGCTCAGCTTCATCGTTGGAGTTTACGGCATGAACTTCAACACCCAAATATCTCCCTACAACATGCCCGAACTCCACACCCGTTACGGTTACATCATCCTCTGGGCAGTCATGATCGGCATTGCCGTAGGAATGGTTTTCTATTTCAAGAAACGAAAGTGGTTGTGATGAATTAGTGCGTGTAAAACTTCTTGCTTAAACTCGTGTCTTTACGAGAAATACATTTCTAAATTTGAATCCAAAATAATTTTATATGAACGTTTTCTTATTAGGATCAGGCGGACGCGAACACGCCCTTGCATGGAAAATGGCACAAAGTGAAAAACTGGGCTCTCTCTTTATTGCACCCGGCAACGCAGGCACTTCTGATTACGGAGAAAATGTAAACATTTCCCCTGCTGATTTTCCTTCCATCAAAAAATTTGTTCTTGAGAATAAAATAAATATGGTAGTTGTCGGTCCCGAAGAACCGCTGGTGAAAGGCATTCACGATTTTTTTCTTGCGGATGATGAATTGAAAAACATTCCTGTCATTGGTCCTCAAAAAGATGGCGCGCAACTTGAAGGAAGCAAAGATTTCTCCAAACAGTTCATGATAAAGTACGGAATTCCCACTGCTAAATATCAAACCTTCACCAAAGAAACTATTTCGGAAGCTTTTTCTTTTCTTGAAACACTTTCCCCACCTTACGTTCTCAAAGCAGACGGACTTGCAGCCGGAAAAGGCGTGGTTATTCCAAGCACTATTGAAGAAGCAAAAAAAGAACTCGAAGAAATGTTAGGAGGGAGATTTGGTGCTTCAAGTGCCAAAGTCGTGATTGAAGAATTTCTGAAAGGCATTGAGCTTTCAGTTTTTGTCCTTTCAGATGGAAAGAGTTATAAAATTCTTCCCGAAGCAAAAGATTACAAACGTATAGGAGAAGGCGATACAGGTTTGAACACAGGTGGCATGGGCGCAGTTTCTCCTGTTCCCTTTGCCGATGAGGTCTTTATGAAAAAAGTGGAAGAGCAAATCATCATTCCAACTGTTGAAGGTCTGAAAAAAGAAAATATAGTTTACAAGGGCTTCATTTTCATCGGGCTAATTAAAGTTGGTGATGAACCTTTCGTAATCGAATACAACTGTCGCATGGGCGATCCTGAAACAGAAGTGGTTCTTCCAAGAATTAAATCTGACATCTTAAATTTGTTTGAAGCAGTCGCTAATCAAACTTTAGACAAAATGAAAATTGAATTTGACGAACGCACTGCCGTAACAGTAATGCTTGTCTCAGGCGGTTATCCTGGAGATTATGAAAAAGGAAAAGTAATTATCGGATTAGAATCAGTAAAAGATTCCATTCCCTTTCACGCAGGCACATCCGAACTCCCAACTCCCAACTCCCAACCCCAAATTGTAACAAACGGGGGAAGAGTAATTGCAATTACTTCTTACGGAAACACAATGGAAGAAGCATTACAAAAAAGTTTTGCAAATGCCGAAGCAATAAACTATGAAGGAAAGTACTATCGCAAGGATATTGGAAAGGATTTGATTTAAAGTCCTTCCCTTTGGGAAGGATTTAGGATGGGCTTGAGTTCTTTATTTAATAGTTCCGTTCTGCTCTGCTTCTTGATTGTACTTAGTTTGCCGGGTAAGCCAGTAAATAGCGCCAATTGCTCCTATGACGATGAAACAAATATTCATGTTGCGGTTCGGACCATCCATCATGCGAAATGACCACTCAAAACAATGTTGAAATTTTGTCATCAAACCAGTCCATGTAAATAGTAACATAGTAATAGGATTAGATGAACAAATGTAAAAAGATTCCTGAAACATGCTAATAGGATTTATAAAACACAACCGATCCCTTTCTGTAGTCGTCCTCCCGATTGCACTGATTGCGCTGTGGGCTTACGGATTTTTTCATCCTGTGGTTCCACTCACAGAACATTCTGCACCGCTCTACAAACTAATCATCACAGGAATTGAAGGATTTCCTTTTCTCATCACGCTGATTTCATTCATACTCATTTTTTGCGAAGCTCTTCTCATCAACTACATTATTCAGAAAAACGAAATTATAAATTCCAATTCTTTTCTTCCAGCACTGGTTTATATGGTACTCATGAGTCTTCAGCCCGAGATGTTTTCTCTTCACCCAATTGTCATTACAAATCTTTTCATGCTCTTTGCACTTCACACACTGATGCAGTCGTATAAAAAAGAAACTTCCTATGCGCAGGCATTTGACACGGGATTATTCATTTCTCTTAGCGCTATGTTTTACATTCCTTCTATTGTTTTTATCCTTCTTCTCTGGATTGGACTCCTCCTCCTACGCCCTTTCATTTGGCGCGAATGGGTGATTTCATTTATAGGATTAATCGTTCCATGGATTTTTATTTTCTTCTATTATTTCTGGAACGGCAAACTGGATGCGCTTGAATATGATGCGGTATACTATACACTGATTACTCCTAAAAAATCTTTCAACTCTTTGAATTTTTCTTATGCGGAATATACGCAGATAGGAATTCTTCTTCTTGCTTTATTTTTTTCATCAGGCAGATTCCTTTCCGATCTCAGCAAAGGAACGGTGCGCACGCGAAGCAATCTTTTTCTGTTGATGTATTTTTTCCTACTTGCATTTGTTTCCATTTTTATTGCACCCGCCTATTCAATCGCCTATCTTTCCTTTCTTTCTGTTCCGTTCACGGTTTTCTTTTCAAGTTTTCTTTTGTTTGTCAAGAAACAATGGATGGCTGATTTACTTTTTTTATTGTTAATTATTTCTGTATTTCTCAACCAGTTTATTAATTAAATTTGTCTATGAAATTTGGCGTTGTAATATTCCCGGGTTCTAACTGCGATCAGGATATGATTTATGTCTTGCGGAAAATCATGAGGCAGGATGTAGTTGAACTCTGGCACAAAGAAACAAACCTTCAGAACTGCGATATGGTGATTCTTCCGGGCGGATTCTCTTACGGAGATTATTTGCGCTCGGGAGCGATAGCTCGTTTTTCTCCTATTATGGAGAAGGTGCAGGAGTTTGCCGATAAAGGCGGATATGTATTTGGCGTGTGCAACGGTTTCCAGATTTTATGTGAAGCGAGATTGCTTCCAGGCGCACTTCTTCATAACTCAGACAGAAAATTTCATTGCAAAAATGTTTTCATTAAAGCACAGAACACCGATACACTTGTTACTTCTTCCATTCCAAAAGACAAAGCCCTGAAAATTCCTATCGCGCACGGTGAAGGGAATTATTTCAACGACACTGAATCACTGAAAAAGATGAATGCAAGTGGACAAATTCTTTTTCGATACTGCGATGAGCAAGGAAATATTACCGATGAATCCAATCCCAATGGCTCAATAGAAAATATCGCAGGCGTTTGTAACGAAAAGAAAAATGTTTTCGGCATGATGCCTCATCCCGAGCGCGCCTCAGACATTGAACTTGGAAATACTGACGGAAAATTTTTGTTTGAATCTATACTGAGCTTGGTGCAGGCGTAATGTTAATTTTTTTTAGAATGAAACTCAAATATTTTTTGATTCTATTGACTTGTTCTCTTTCCACATTACACTCTCAAGATTTTTCAAAAGTTGATAAGCTTGCTCTGCAAATTCCCGATTCACTTACTCAATCTTCCCAAGGAATTGCCAACTATATCAATTCAAAATTCACCAACAATAAAGATAAATCAAGGGCAATTTTTATTTGGATTGCAAAGAACATACAATATGATATTGATAATATGTTTGCTATTAATTTTTACCAAAGCAAAAGTGAAATAATTAATAATATTTTAAAAAACAAAAAAGGAATTTGCATGCATTATGCAGAACTGTTTAATGATATTGCAAATAAAACAAACATCAAATCATTCGTAATAACTGGTTACACAAAACAAAATGGATTCGTTGGATTCATTCCTCATGCATGGTGTGGCGCACAAATTGATTCTGCCTGGTTTTTCTTTGACCCTACATGGGGCTCTGGTTATGTTGAGAATGGAAAATTTATTAAGCAAGTCAATAATTATTATTACAAAACAAAACCCGAACAACTAATAAAATCTCACATGCCATTTGACCCACTATGGCAATTTCTAAACTCTCCAGTTACTCATCAGAATTTCTATGATGGAAAAACACAGGTTGATAACAAAAAATCATCTTTTAATTTCACTGACACCTTAAAATTGTATGAAAGCCAAAGTGAGATTGAGCGATATGTTTCCGAAAGCAATCGAATAGAAAAAAATGAGGTAAAAAATTCTTTATTATTTGACAGACTTCAACACATAAAAAGAGAAATTGAATATTATAATAATAAGAAGCATACAGAAGAACAAAATGCAAAAGTAAAAGATTACAATTCAGCTACTGTCTCTTACAACGAAGGGATTAATTTATTGAATGCTTTTATTCAGTATAGGAATACTCAATTTAAACCAAAAAAATCTGATGAAGAAATAAAGAATATGATTCCACCTGCTGAAGAAAAATTAATTGAATCAAAATTAATTCTTGATGGAATAAAAGAACCTGAAGTAACTATTTTAGGGCTTATTAAAGCACTAAATAAGTCTACAGATGATGCGATTAATAACTTAAATGAACAAAAAACTTTTTTAAAAAAATACTTCAATACTGCAAAGCCATTTAGAAAGTCTTTGTTTTACAAATACACTTGGATGGGAATTCCAATTAACTGAAAACACAATCATCCTAATAATTTCTTCACATTCTTTCTTCTCATCATCTGCTCACGGATAAAAGTGGAGGAAACATCAATAAGGGGAGCATTAAAAAATGTGACATTCGGATATTTCCACAATCGGCTCAGAATATTTTTATTAAAGGAAGTTTTCCTAGGATAAACATACACCTCGAATTTTTTTAGAATTTTTTTATAGTCCTTCCACTTGTGAAAAGAAATCAGGTTATCCAATCCGATGATAAGCGTGAATTTTTTTTTTGAATATTTTTTGTTCAGAAACTCAAGCGTATGGATT from Bacteroidota bacterium encodes the following:
- the rsmI gene encoding 16S rRNA (cytidine(1402)-2'-O)-methyltransferase, whose translation is MSKLFIVPTPIGNLEDITIRALRILKEVKVILAEDTRNTGNLLKHFSIENKLQSHHLHNEHKMVKQIVEQIKNGETVALVSDAGTPSISDPGFLLVRECIKNGIEVDCLPGATAFVPALVNSGLPSDSFVFNGFLPQKKGRKTKLESLKEEERTMIFYESPFRLVKALEEFAEVFGGERRASVSRELSKMFEETKRGTLAELKEYFSGKTVKGEIVIVVEGK
- the corA gene encoding magnesium/cobalt transporter CorA → MSPAIDTIGLPPGTVVYSGDEQTAKVKITLMQFNEKELFEKEFYDVDECLSQTVADKVSWINVDGIHNTELIQKIGEKFGIHSLTLEDIASHEQRPKFEDYETYLASIMKMISYTGEIHSEQLSVILLDNNSVLSFQEADGGDAFDIIRTRIRQGKGRVRKMGADYLAYCLIDAVVDLYFVILEKIGDRIEVLEEELIRDPSKKTMKHLHAMKREMIFLRKAVWPMRELINNFERCESKLIKKATRLFLRDLYDHTIRVIDTVETFRDLLSGMMDIYLSSVSNRMNEIMKVLTIITTIFIPLSFIVGVYGMNFNTQISPYNMPELHTRYGYIILWAVMIGIAVGMVFYFKKRKWL
- the purD gene encoding phosphoribosylamine--glycine ligase: MNVFLLGSGGREHALAWKMAQSEKLGSLFIAPGNAGTSDYGENVNISPADFPSIKKFVLENKINMVVVGPEEPLVKGIHDFFLADDELKNIPVIGPQKDGAQLEGSKDFSKQFMIKYGIPTAKYQTFTKETISEAFSFLETLSPPYVLKADGLAAGKGVVIPSTIEEAKKELEEMLGGRFGASSAKVVIEEFLKGIELSVFVLSDGKSYKILPEAKDYKRIGEGDTGLNTGGMGAVSPVPFADEVFMKKVEEQIIIPTVEGLKKENIVYKGFIFIGLIKVGDEPFVIEYNCRMGDPETEVVLPRIKSDILNLFEAVANQTLDKMKIEFDERTAVTVMLVSGGYPGDYEKGKVIIGLESVKDSIPFHAGTSELPTPNSQPQIVTNGGRVIAITSYGNTMEEALQKSFANAEAINYEGKYYRKDIGKDLI
- the purQ gene encoding phosphoribosylformylglycinamidine synthase subunit PurQ, which produces MKFGVVIFPGSNCDQDMIYVLRKIMRQDVVELWHKETNLQNCDMVILPGGFSYGDYLRSGAIARFSPIMEKVQEFADKGGYVFGVCNGFQILCEARLLPGALLHNSDRKFHCKNVFIKAQNTDTLVTSSIPKDKALKIPIAHGEGNYFNDTESLKKMNASGQILFRYCDEQGNITDESNPNGSIENIAGVCNEKKNVFGMMPHPERASDIELGNTDGKFLFESILSLVQA
- a CDS encoding nicotinate-nucleotide adenylyltransferase; this encodes MKVGLLFGSFNPIHIGHIAIAKYMAENTDLGQVWLVVSPHNPLKEKKSLADAKKRLTQVRKSIGRNPKIKVSDIEFGLPQPSYTIHTLEFLNKKYSKKKFTLIIGLDNLISFHKWKDYKKILKKFEVYVYPRKTSFNKNILSRLWKYPNVTFFNAPLIDVSSTFIREQMMRRKNVKKLLG